TCCTTATCTGTTCAAACTTAATATCTTTATCAAACGCTATTACTATTGATGTCTTTAGTTTTAGTAATTCGTCAATCTGTTGTTTGGAAATATCGTGTGTGCAAACAGCAATTACATTCTTGATTCCAAATCCGTCAGCTTTCATTACTGATTTTTCAGATTCATAACAGATAACTTCATTTTTTTCTTCTATATACTTTCTGTTGAAATTTAATCCATAAAGGAAGTCCAATGCCCCAATTTTCTGATAGTATTGATATTTTGGTATTCCCAACTCTTTATAATTTTTATATAACGTTCTTCGTTTGATTGCTATAATATTTCCGTTATTATCCCAAATTGGGAAAACAATTGAATTATCTTCTGGATTATATCTTACTTGATATTTATCTATTGCGTCTTGTGTAATACCTTCTGCTAACCATGTAAAAATAGGAACTTGCTCATACTGATTCATTATATCATCAGGTAATATTACATGCGGAATCAAAATTTTTCTTTTTTGTTTTTTAACATATTTTCGTAGAAAAGCTAATATCTTTGGTTTTTCGTGAATGCTGTTTGGATCAATATTAGAATAGTTGAGCAAGTATTGTATTGCAGCGTTAAATCCATAATGATAATATCGCCTTACAAAATCAATAATAGTACCTGCCGCGCCGCATCCCCAACAATAAAAAGAATTTGTTTCTGGATAAATCGTAAAAGACGGAGTATCTTCTTTATGAAAAGGACACAGCCCTACATATAAAACCCCTTTTTGTTCAAGTGTAACATATTGACTAACATATTTAACCAAATCAATTTTGCTTACAGTATCTATTACTTCATCTGAAAATTTATCCAAAGACTTTTCACCAACTTATATCATCTTCTTATATTGGCAGTTCTTTCTTTTCGTGTTGCTTTTTTGCTTCGCTGATTGTTGTTGTCTTGCCATCAAACAGAAGATCAATATAATCATCTTCGTCCATTTGACTTCCATTTCGATTTAAAAGAATTGTCGCAGCATAATTTCCGCAATCTTCTCCATCTGTTTCAATTTCATCTTGTGTTTTTTGCCTTAGCACTATTTCTGTAGAACAAAATTGTTCAATCTTAAATGAATCCGCTACATCACCTTTCCGATTGCTTTGGCATGCTGTAGCAACAGGAATATTTAATCCTCCGCTGATATTATTTTTGAGGAAATTTGTAAAATTACCTAATGAATTATATTGACGATCAGAATCTACCTCTCCTGATTTCATATAATCAAAAATTAGAAAGTCAAGTCCCATTTTATATTGTAATGTTTTGCAACAAGTATATATCTTATCAAATGTCCAATTTGGATCATACATATGACAAAGCTTTGATCGTTTCAAAAAGTTACCAGCCTCATTAATTAACTGTTCTTCTGAAGGAGTATATGAACCGTTTTTGATTTTATAAACTGGAACACCGGAAAGATTTGCTAATGCTCTTTCTGTAAAATTTCTATCGCTCATTTCAGAATCCAAATAAGCAACAGCACAATTATTTTGAAGTTTATGAATACACTCGTTCATTAGTAAACAGGATTTTCCCATTTTCCTTTTAGCTCGATATACTACCAGTTCATTTCTTTCATATTGAAAATACTTATTAAATGTTGGAAATTTTGATGGTAATCCATAATTACCGTTTGATGTTTGACGATCTTTAATTTCTTTGATAATTGAATCATACTTTTGCCCAAATAGTTCTACCGTGTCATCCAACATAAAATCTTCTGCTATTTTATCTATTTCATTATATACTTTCGTATTTAATTTACCTAAATCATATTTGTCATCAAAACAATCTCCTTGTAATTCGTTTAATTTCTTATATAACGTTCTCTTAAACGCCAAAGATGTTACCTGACGCGCAATTATAAGATATTCATCAACTGTATTTCTCTCAACATTTTTAGCAAGATCAATTAACTCATCTAACGATCTAATATCGAATTCTTCCATTTTCTTTTTAACAGCACTATTGCTATTAATTATGCTTGACAAATTGAAAGAATCTATTTTATCTACGCCTGATTTATATAATTCTTGAATTGCCCAATAGATACAACTATTTTTTTTATCTGAAAAATGAGATGGTTTCAAAAAATCACTATGTAAAATAAAATCAGGATGAAAAAGTAAAGTACAAATTACACCAGATTCAGCTTGAATATCATTAATATCTGAAATATTTCTCAATAAACATCACTCCAATATTTTATCCCAACTATTCTTTTTATCCTGTTTAACCTCAAATTTCACATCTTTTGCTTTTTCAGTTTTTGATATATCTACTTTAGGCATTTGCTTATATTTATATTTTTTATATGCTTGTTTAATATCGTCATTATTAATTATGTAATATAACCCAGCCGCATGATGAAGCGGTATTTTATGATGAATAACATAGCATAGGGCATAGAGCAAAAATTCACTTGTCGCTTTCTTTGAATCAATAATAAGATCTACAATTCTGCGTAAATTAGCACCCACTTCATCTTTGTTTATATACTTATAAAAAATATCAATGATCTGTTTTCTGTTATTCATTTCTTTAAAACATTCCGGATGATAATAATTCTGCCCATCTTTGACAGCTATATCTTTTGATACAACCCCTCCATATGGACATTTACTGTACTTACATTTATAATCTGTTTTCATAGGATAATAGGAAGGAGCCATTAAAACTCCTTCCACACCTCCTTTTAAAATATTTCATTAACTACCTCTTAAAACGGAAGATTGGAATCATCCATTTCTTCAAAATTGTTACTCTTACCAGTTGACTTGTCAGGCTTACTTGAATTGTTGCTATCAGACTGTGCCTTTGAACCACAGAAATTCAACGTATTAGCCTTAATTTCAAAAGTGCTACGTTTCTTTCCTTCTTTATCTTCGTAATTACGAACATTTAGTTCGCCTGTAACTGCAATTTCATCCCCCTTATGAAACCACTGTGAAACAAACTTACTAAGCCCAGCCCATGCAACTACACGAATAAAATCTGTTTCACGTTCCTTATTCTTACCTACATAGTTACGATCTACCGCAATGGTAAAATTTGCTACCTCTGTTTCTCCTACCGTCCTAACTTCTGCATCAGCCACAAGACGGCCTACAAACGAACAATTATTAAGTGCCATTAATTATTTGTCCTCCTTAATTTTAATCAGTTTCTTATAAAGTTCCTTTGCCACATTAATATCTTCGATTTTGTACGGATTTCTTGTCTTTGCTTCCTTCAATGCTGTTTCAAGAGCATCATGATCTACTGTTGCTTTCTGCTTACAAAGCTCAAACAATTCTTTATGTAGATCATCTAATGTTACTGTCTCAAGATTAAATTCAGAAGATTGAGCAGACTCTGCCTTTACTGTTTCTACAGGCTTCTTAGGTACGGCAGGAGTTTCTCCGCTATTTGCCCAATCATAAATTCGTGCTCCATCTTCTTCTGTCAAAACATTAAACTGATTATCAAACATTCCTGTATTATCTTTGCTTACAGAAGCAACGTGTGTGTTTTGATCAATATTAAAAGCGATAGTCATTTCGTATTCAAAGTTACCACGCTGTTCCCCACCAACTCCAACTTTCTTAGGAACCTGTTTTCCATTCTTATCTTCAAGAACGTATTCGTCTTTGCCTCTAACAGTAGTAATCATACAAACAGGAGCATAAAGAATTTTATCAACAAATTTATTATGCCTAGGAGTCAATTTAGACCAGTTTGTATATGAATTACCCGGCATATTAGCATGCTGTTCAAGCAAACCGCCTTTACCAGACCATTCATGCGTAGTGCTGTCAACAATTAAAACACCACAATCATCACAACTAGCAGCTTCGTCAATTATTTTAATATAATTTTCAGGTGAATAAGGCTCCTTAATTTCACAATATTCATAATCAAACTTATCCGCATAATACTTACCGCGCCCACCTTCGCTGTCTATGTAGTAAATCTTTTTATTACTACCTAACTTCTTTACATATCCAGTTGCTAATCTAAGAGCAGTATAACTTTTACCGCTTCCAGAAGGGCCAATAAGTGCAATTTTAGGATAAATTTTTTCGCGCTTTGCTTTTGTAAATGCCATAATTTATCAATCTCCTTTTAATATTTTAGTTTAAACATCGAAGTTAAACTCTAAACACTTTCTGCTTGCTAAATAATCACACTGGTGAACAAACTTCTGATATTTAGTTTTAGGTTTTTCAAGAACTTCTTTGTGCGACCTATAATCCTGAGTCCATTGCCCCATGTGTGTTTTGACGCAATTAGCAATAAAAATCCGTTGTTCCTTTGGAATAATGTTATTTAGTTGTTGATCTTCAGCACAAAAATCTGCGGCAATAATTGGATGTTCTGTAACAGTGTATTTACTATGGTTCAATCCTAGTTTATATGTATCATGCAGAATCAAAGCGGCAATCATCAAATCTTTTTCTTCCTGTGTATAACACCCATACATTTCAAGTCGAAGCAGTTCATTAGCAATTCTAACCGCCGCTTTTGTGTGACGCACAAGGCCACCTTCACCTAAAGCATAAGAGGGATGAAATTTTCCGGTACTCGATGCAGGAATAGAAAAGAAATATTCTGGAACAATCA
This window of the Ruminococcaceae bacterium BL-6 genome carries:
- a CDS encoding conserved protein of unknown function (Evidence 4 : Unknown function but conserved in other organisms), which translates into the protein MAFTKAKREKIYPKIALIGPSGSGKSYTALRLATGYVKKLGSNKKIYYIDSEGGRGKYYADKFDYEYCEIKEPYSPENYIKIIDEAASCDDCGVLIVDSTTHEWSGKGGLLEQHANMPGNSYTNWSKLTPRHNKFVDKILYAPVCMITTVRGKDEYVLEDKNGKQVPKKVGVGGEQRGNFEYEMTIAFNIDQNTHVASVSKDNTGMFDNQFNVLTEEDGARIYDWANSGETPAVPKKPVETVKAESAQSSEFNLETVTLDDLHKELFELCKQKATVDHDALETALKEAKTRNPYKIEDINVAKELYKKLIKIKEDK
- a CDS encoding DNA primase, which gives rise to MDKFSDEVIDTVSKIDLVKYVSQYVTLEQKGVLYVGLCPFHKEDTPSFTIYPETNSFYCWGCGAAGTIIDFVRRYYHYGFNAAIQYLLNYSNIDPNSIHEKPKILAFLRKYVKKQKRKILIPHVILPDDIMNQYEQVPIFTWLAEGITQDAIDKYQVRYNPEDNSIVFPIWDNNGNIIAIKRRTLYKNYKELGIPKYQYYQKIGALDFLYGLNFNRKYIEEKNEVICYESEKSVMKADGFGIKNVIAVCTHDISKQQIDELLKLKTSIVIAFDKDIKFEQIRKICKPLLYFTNVYIVYDRNEILKDKDAPVDEGVETWNKLYSERRKLIE
- a CDS encoding protein of unknown function (Evidence 5 : Unknown function), with translation MRNISDINDIQAESGVICTLLFHPDFILHSDFLKPSHFSDKKNSCIYWAIQELYKSGVDKIDSFNLSSIINSNSAVKKKMEEFDIRSLDELIDLAKNVERNTVDEYLIIARQVTSLAFKRTLYKKLNELQGDCFDDKYDLGKLNTKVYNEIDKIAEDFMLDDTVELFGQKYDSIIKEIKDRQTSNGNYGLPSKFPTFNKYFQYERNELVVYRAKRKMGKSCLLMNECIHKLQNNCAVAYLDSEMSDRNFTERALANLSGVPVYKIKNGSYTPSEEQLINEAGNFLKRSKLCHMYDPNWTFDKIYTCCKTLQYKMGLDFLIFDYMKSGEVDSDRQYNSLGNFTNFLKNNISGGLNIPVATACQSNRKGDVADSFKIEQFCSTEIVLRQKTQDEIETDGEDCGNYAATILLNRNGSQMDEDDYIDLLFDGKTTTISEAKKQHEKKELPI
- a CDS encoding conserved protein of unknown function (Evidence 4 : Unknown function but conserved in other organisms); amino-acid sequence: MAPSYYPMKTDYKCKYSKCPYGGVVSKDIAVKDGQNYYHPECFKEMNNRKQIIDIFYKYINKDEVGANLRRIVDLIIDSKKATSEFLLYALCYVIHHKIPLHHAAGLYYIINNDDIKQAYKKYKYKQMPKVDISKTEKAKDVKFEVKQDKKNSWDKILE
- a CDS encoding HD_domain domain-containing protein, encoding MTNEEKVGLFSKEIGFIKNSNIQDFVKKALVIVPEYFFSIPASSTGKFHPSYALGEGGLVRHTKAAVRIANELLRLEMYGCYTQEEKDLMIAALILHDTYKLGLNHSKYTVTEHPIIAADFCAEDQQLNNIIPKEQRIFIANCVKTHMGQWTQDYRSHKEVLEKPKTKYQKFVHQCDYLASRKCLEFNFDV
- a CDS encoding Single-stranded DNA-binding protein, with the translated sequence MALNNCSFVGRLVADAEVRTVGETEVANFTIAVDRNYVGKNKERETDFIRVVAWAGLSKFVSQWFHKGDEIAVTGELNVRNYEDKEGKKRSTFEIKANTLNFCGSKAQSDSNNSSKPDKSTGKSNNFEEMDDSNLPF